The proteins below come from a single Eucalyptus grandis isolate ANBG69807.140 chromosome 3, ASM1654582v1, whole genome shotgun sequence genomic window:
- the LOC104436447 gene encoding uncharacterized protein LOC104436447 — MEETEGLRNAVEMASSVSDKHLLRPSARYYSGSKDASDHQRGKYTLIRDAEDSQLGIYDKPLPCFGCGIGWFSFLLGFACPLLWYYATFLYFGNCYRKDPRERAGLAASAIAAMVCSAVLLIIITFVMFTR, encoded by the exons ATGGAGGAGACAGAGGGTTTAAGAAATGCTGTTGAGATGGCTAGCTCAGTTTCTGACAAGCATCTTTTGAGGCCATCAGCTCGATATTATTCAGGATCCAAAG ATGCATCAGACCATCAAAGAGGCAAATATACCCTCATCAGAGATGCAGAGGATTCCCAGCTAGGCATCTATGACAAACCTCTACCATGCTTTGGGTGTGGGATTGGATGGTTTTC GTTCCTTTTGGGGTTCGCATGCCCTTTGCTGTGGTACTATGCTACATTTCTCTATTTTGGAAACTGCTACCGCAAGGATCCTAGAGAACGAGCAGGCCTTGCTGCTTCTGCTATTGCT GCGATGGTATGCTCGGCCGTGCTGCTCATCATCATCACCTTTGTCATGTTCACCAGGTGA
- the LOC104436446 gene encoding UBP1-associated proteins 1C, with the protein MVWFQCEDCGENLKKPKLPNHFRVCSAFKLSCIDCGETFSQQSVQGHTQCISEAEKYGPKGQGKVSNGTPAKPGKDAKQQPDFDITVGLTKRPPWFCSLCNIKASSEQTLLLHAEGKKHKAKARAFHASKQQPQQKQESTSPATLPPEEASKSRGGDGEHIEEPKNKDISTSNNAHDNSEVDKGNLQSSKKRKHDGSDKIDHKKKTMLDNLNEVGDGEVIQAENTEVKKSKHVVTARENAEDASHPNEDAQKKIKWKKLIKSTLKSNPDGKMKMKKLKKLVMEALKQSGVTEDENQLGAKLEQKINSSSRFAIDSKYVRLVASD; encoded by the exons ATGGTGTGGTTCCAGTGCGAGGACTGCGGCGAGAACCTCAAGAAGCCCAAATTGCCCAATCACTTCCGTGTTTGCTCCGCCTTCAAG CTGTCCTGCATCGACTGCGGAGAGACGTTCAGCCAGCAGAGCGTGCAGGGCCACACCCAGTGCATTTCCGAAGCG GAGAAATACGGTCCTAAGGGTCAAGGAAAGGTTTCAAATGGCACACCTGCTAAGCCTGGCAAAGATGCGAAGCAGCAACCTGATTTCGACATAACCGTCGGATTGACTAAACGGCCTCCATGGTTTTGCAG TCTTTGCAACATAAAGGCCTCTAGTGAGCAGACCCTGCTCCTACATGCTGAAGGGAAGAAGCACAAGGCAAAAGCACGAGCTTTCCATGCTTCAAAGCAGCAACCTCAACAAAAACAAGAATCCACTTCTCCCGCAACACTTCCTCCTGAAGAAGCTTCAAAAAGTAGAGGAGGTGACGGTGAACACATAGAAGAACCAAAGAATAAGGATATTTCCACAAGCAACAATGCACATGACAATTCCGAGGTAGATAAGGGAAACTTACAGTCGAGTAAAAAGAGGAAACATGACGGATCTGATAAAATTGATCATAAGAAGAAAACTATGCTTGATAATCTCAATGAAGTTGGAGATGGGGAAGTCATCCAGGCTGAAAATACAGAAGTAAAGAAAAGCAAGCATGTTGTAACTGCCAGAGAAAATGCCGAGGATGCTAGTCATCCCAATGAAGATGCccagaagaaaataaagtgGAAGAAGTTGATTAAATCCACCTTGAAATCG AACCCAGATggaaagatgaagatgaaaaaaCTGAAGAAACTTGTTATGGAGGCTCTCAAGCAGTCCGGCGTTACTGAAGATGAAAACCAACTCGGCGCGAAACTTGAACAGAAG ATAAACTCTAGTTCGAGGTTCGCTATTGACAGCAAGTATGTTCGTCTAGTTGCTTCAGACTGA